One genomic segment of Longimicrobium sp. includes these proteins:
- a CDS encoding L,D-transpeptidase: MIAFRSTFARAAVATLAALGTVPLGADDAAAQARRRTADPPAGRSSTRTAPAPSSSQGGLRVRSEALQRGGYAVVIDLDANRLYFARGRRVLWSALVGTGTGLSLEGDDGEWDFDTPNGTFHVTTKAIEPDWIAPDWWFVEHDLPVPGPNDPRWRHKRGLGSAAVFIGHGLAIHGTDKPELLGRRVSHGCIRLSDADALRLYHNVQIGTEVVIVGGHDLPPAEPPPARTSRSRPAGTPPPRDPLVVELEGQETEVLLERLDRELFGSAFAEGAGDWPRVASVLLFRGVKEGDDAALAGLLTKVEDMGDGRLREEYATFLADAFTQRPLRTLEVLGSLDRARRAPVARAIVDATLGLYPRQAGDDASTPWPTRRAPREVLARAGQRAWDALRLAEQGYRDERGLAVRPPDR, translated from the coding sequence ATGATCGCGTTCCGCTCCACCTTCGCGCGCGCGGCCGTCGCCACCCTCGCCGCGCTCGGCACCGTCCCGCTCGGCGCGGACGACGCGGCGGCCCAGGCGCGCCGCCGCACCGCCGACCCGCCGGCCGGCCGCTCCTCCACGCGCACGGCGCCGGCCCCGTCGTCCTCGCAGGGCGGGCTGCGCGTGCGCTCCGAGGCGCTGCAGCGCGGCGGCTACGCGGTGGTCATCGACCTCGACGCCAACCGGCTGTACTTCGCCAGGGGGCGGCGCGTGCTCTGGTCGGCGCTGGTGGGCACCGGCACGGGGCTGAGCCTGGAGGGCGACGACGGCGAGTGGGACTTCGACACGCCGAACGGCACCTTCCACGTCACCACCAAGGCGATCGAGCCCGACTGGATCGCCCCCGACTGGTGGTTCGTCGAGCACGACCTGCCGGTGCCCGGGCCCAACGACCCGCGCTGGCGCCACAAGCGGGGGCTGGGCTCCGCGGCCGTCTTCATCGGCCACGGGCTGGCCATCCACGGCACCGACAAGCCCGAGCTGCTGGGCCGGCGCGTCTCGCACGGCTGCATCCGCCTCTCCGACGCCGACGCGCTGCGGCTCTACCACAACGTGCAGATCGGCACCGAGGTGGTGATCGTCGGCGGGCACGACCTGCCCCCCGCCGAGCCGCCGCCCGCGCGCACCTCGCGCAGCCGGCCCGCCGGCACGCCGCCCCCGCGCGACCCCCTGGTGGTGGAGCTGGAGGGGCAGGAGACGGAAGTGCTGCTGGAGCGGCTCGACCGCGAGCTCTTCGGCTCCGCCTTCGCCGAGGGGGCGGGAGACTGGCCGCGCGTGGCCAGCGTGCTCCTCTTCCGCGGCGTCAAGGAAGGCGACGACGCGGCGCTGGCGGGCCTGCTGACGAAGGTGGAGGACATGGGCGACGGGCGCCTGCGCGAGGAGTACGCCACCTTCCTGGCCGACGCCTTCACCCAGCGGCCGCTGCGCACGCTGGAGGTGCTGGGGAGCCTGGACCGGGCCCGGCGCGCCCCGGTGGCCCGCGCCATCGTCGACGCCACCCTGGGCCTCTACCCGCGCCAGGCCGGCGACGACGCCAGCACCCCCTGGCCCACCAGACGGGCCCCGCGCGAGGTGCTGGCCCGCGCCGGCCAGCGCGCCTGGGACGCCTTACGCCTCGCCGAGCAGGGCTACCGCGACGAGCGCGGCCTGGCCGTGCGGCCGCCGGACCGGTAG